ATTCGTGATTCGTGATTCGATGAAGAGTTCATCCACGATTCCCACCGGTGATCTGAAAAGGACGCGATTTGTGTAGGTTACCGCCGCCCCCAACAATCGACAACTGCATTTACGGAACGTCTGGAGACGCCGGCAGTCGCTGTCAAAGAAATCTGCTAGCAAAACAGCATGCTCGATCAATCTGGCGGCCCCACGTTAACCAACCAGCGCCCGGTTGAATCGGCCGCAGCGCGTGCCATCGCTTCGGTGTTGAATTCAAGTGAGATCTGCCCCGTTGCAGAAACACCGATCAGTCCCCCACGGACGGGTCTCTCGGGGTTTTCCAAGATGGCTCGAATCGCATCCTGCATCCGATCGCCCCGGTACTTCATGCGTGCGGAAACATCGTAACAGACTGCGTTGCGTATAAAATCCTCGCCAATTCCCGTGGCAGAAACAGCACATGATTCGTTGTCGGCGAACGTGCCCGCACCAATCAAGGGGGAGTCACCAACTCTACCAAACTTTTTATTTACAAGGCCCCCCGTCGACGTTCCCGCAGCCAAGTTTCCATGGCAATCGAGAGCCGCACAACCGACGGTACCCATCGCATCCGCATCGGACATTCGTCGCGCCCCGCGCAATCGCAGCAATCGCTGCCGTTGATGCGGGGTGGAAAAGAATTCATTGGGTACCCTTTCAATTTTCGGATCTTTGCTCAATTCAGCTGCAAATTTCTCAGCTCCGTCAGTCACTAACAGAATGTGCTTGGTATCCGACATTACCCGTCGTGCTAAAGAGATTGGATGCCGAATCGTGCGAACGCCTCCCACGGCGCCACATTGTCGGCTCTTGCCGTCCATGATGGATGCGTCCAATTCGTGACGTTCCTCGGCATTGAAGACGGCACCTTTTCCAGCGTTAAAAAATGGTGAGTCTTCCAGAATTTGGATCACGACCTCGACCGCATCTAAACTCGACCCGTTTTGCTTAAGGATAT
The window above is part of the Pirellulaceae bacterium genome. Proteins encoded here:
- a CDS encoding isoaspartyl peptidase/L-asparaginase codes for the protein MKLLIVSCLLLVVVRSGRSEEIDPNQTMKYAIAIHGGAGSAPQRKEWKRNREQVLDQALRSGTDILKQNGSSLDAVEVVIQILEDSPFFNAGKGAVFNAEERHELDASIMDGKSRQCGAVGGVRTIRHPISLARRVMSDTKHILLVTDGAEKFAAELSKDPKIERVPNEFFSTPHQRQRLLRLRGARRMSDADAMGTVGCAALDCHGNLAAGTSTGGLVNKKFGRVGDSPLIGAGTFADNESCAVSATGIGEDFIRNAVCYDVSARMKYRGDRMQDAIRAILENPERPVRGGLIGVSATGQISLEFNTEAMARAAADSTGRWLVNVGPPD